The genomic interval GCAAGAGTTGCGCCCACGAATGGGTCGGTGGCTCCAACGCTAAAGCCAGCCACGTCGAAGTTGCCAAAGGTGTCCTCGCTCTCAATCTTCAGCACATTGTCGCTCCTGAGGAACACGTACTTGAGCTGCACGATGTTGGACTCCACGCCCCTGAACACTGCATCCACGTAGCAGTAGAATATTGCGCGGTCATCGCTGTCCTCATAGACGTACGTCTTGCTCATCGGTGTCGCTCCCGTGGAGGTGTCTATGATGCCAGAGTCCACCTCAACGCCATTCTTCTTGAGCTGCAGCCACACCTTGTTGCCGTCGAGGTCTATCTGCTGTGGCACGAGGCTCCAGCCCTCACCGAGCTCCCACTCCTCGCCAGTGGAGAGAGTCTTCTTGTCAGAGGCACCGAACTCTATGAGGAGCTTGGCAAGCTCGTCAGGGTTGCCATCGAGGGCGATGTACTCATCGCCAAAGAGGCCCATCTTGTAGTAGTTCGCCAGGTCGGCATCCTCAGGCTTGAAGGGAGCTCCGAACGCCTTGCCAATCTCTGACTGGACCTTCTGGGGCTTGCTCACATAGTACATGTCGCCCTTGGCGATGGTGTCGTCGAGATCGAGCCTGTTGTCACCCTGGTTGTTGTCGATGTATACCAGCTCGCTCGACTTGCCGTCATCCACGTCATACC from Methermicoccus shengliensis DSM 18856 carries:
- a CDS encoding S-layer protein domain-containing protein; amino-acid sequence: MIKKITLVLVAALLLVGVASAASAATELKIRSSVYSNPTGDVAITADDFAAFWYDVDDGKSSELVYIDNNQGDNRLDLDDTIAKGDMYYVSKPQKVQSEIGKAFGAPFKPEDADLANYYKMGLFGDEYIALDGNPDELAKLLIEFGASDKKTLSTGEEWELGEGWSLVPQQIDLDGNKVWLQLKKNGVEVDSGIIDTSTGATPMSKTYVYEDSDDRAIFYCYVDAVFRGVESNIVQLKYVFLRSDNVLKIESEDTFGNFDVAGFSVGATDPFVGATLA